AtccaagtaaaagaaaaaagagctaCCTTGGACTCCTGGAAGTCTGTAACAACAGCTAGAAGTCTTCGATACTGATCTCTAGCTTCTGGATATTGAACCATAGACTTCACCCTTGCAAGTGCCTTCTGCATTCTAGCTTCTGTCTGTCTTCTGCCTTCTTgcaagaaatcataatcatcttcCTTTTTAGGTTGACATTGCATGGTAGTGCCCTCCAAAAGACCTTCAGATCGAAAGCCACGTAAGCCACTTCCTTTACGCCTCCAACGCAATATAGCTTTCTCCACAATTCCTACTGACCACACAATTTTTCGATATCGTTTCCTCACTTGATGGCCACGTACATGAGCCTAGTCATTAGAAcaagaacataaataaataactaaTAGATGACAATAAGTACTTGTAACAAAAACAGATTAGCAGCTGAATGGGTACAGTGCTTGACTTTCATGCAAATTAAGTCAACATTTTTCTTTACTGAATTAATCATTAATGTTATAGAACCAATTGAagtaaaagaaaatcataatttaaagaaaaaaaatacttgaaatggcAGGAAAAAACACAATATTTGACACTCAAAATTATCACCCCTTACACaacaaatttcaagtttcaacatTAGTCTCTATTGAGTTAATAGTCAAAATTATAAATCAAAACAAAAACCAAAGTCATAGTTTAAACAGAATATTTACGACCAATTTTACAAAGAATTGTTACTTGATAAATTCAGGTTATCTATTAACTTAGGAAAGTGTATCAGCATAAATAGCCTTCCTCATCAATAGATTCTCCTTGACTGAATGGGAAGCCAGTCAAACTGCTGCTCGGTCACTGAACCTTCCCATGTTTTACCTACTTTAGATTCATCTACTGATAGAAAAATTTGCAACTAGGCCTTAAATTTCTTGAGTTATGAAGAAAGTGACTTCTGCAACGAAATCTTGGCCATTTCGCAAAAATGAGACAACAAGAATTGGAGAGTAATGATGTATATTGGACTGTGGATGAGAAACCGGATTGTTTATCACTGTAATCTTCAAGGCTTTACTATATTCAGGAATTGGAATCTGATAAAAGTTACTTGGGGAACTAGACTAGTTAACAAACAAATGGACAACAAAAGAAAGCTGAGTCATCAAGAACATGGTTATCATGCAAACATGATGGACATGCATGCAAGCACAATGAGAATAAATTTTTTTCTGGTAATGCAAGATAACTAACACAATGGTGATTGACTGATGCCCAGGGCTGATATCATATGACTTCATTACAGCTTAAAACCTGAATGACAATGATGGGTTTGTATCAGGATAATATGCAATCATGTTTATGTTCTACAGCTACACAAAACTATGTGCATGTAACATGCTGAACATGTATCTGATGTGTTTGAGACCTAGTAGCTCTATCATTAGTATGAAAAGCTGCATAACAGCAAAACAAAGTAAATGGAGTAAAAATACTATAGGCAACCAAGAACATGGGTGGACAACACAAGTAGCAAAACGCATGGAAAATACACAAGCAAAGTGATCAATCAAGAACATCAGACCTGGATCTTGACTATCCGTTGCCTAATAATCAAAAACTCCTTTCTCCCTTTCCATCCTCTGAACTTGTTTTGTATACGAATGGCAGCAGCATGCAGAGGCGTATCATATTGTCCTGATTTATGTGACTTGATAGATATAAGTGAAAGTGCATGTTCATCTGATATTCCAGACTTGTCATCTCCATACTCAACAATCTTCTTTCTGTGGAATGACTGCACTCTAAAAACTTGGTAAATGCGAGCTGCAGCTTGAGAAGCATTCCGAACAGCACTTAATGTGTCCTTCAGTGAAAGTCCGGCCTGCACGTCTCCCTCAGCAACCTCAAGAGCACTCCGTTCTGCATCATCTTCAATACCCGTCAAGCTAGCAATTTCTGGTAGATCACTTTCTTTTGTGTCTATAGTGAGGGCCAAAAGATGGCTTGTCAAAGATGACTCTGCCAGGAAACCAGCAATGCCTTTGTGACCATTTGCTGATGCTAAATCTGCAGGTGTTCTTCCTGAAGGAAACTCAGGGGATGGGTCTGTCAATAAACCAGGTGCTGCACCCATTGCAATGAGGGTACCAACTGTCCACTCcctgaaaaagaaagagagagaaactcAAATTTAACTAATCAAGAACGTATATGAGCTCAAAATAAAATATCTGGTGTAATCACCTTCCACAAAATGCTGCCCAGTGAAGGGCTGTCCACCCATGTACATCTCTGAAATTAATATTAACACCAGCAGTCACTATTGGTTTTATGGCCCAATAGTAATCAAGAGCAGCTGATAAATGTATCACGCCCTGCCCCTCAGTATCCCACATGCTGGGGCCTTTACCATCTTCAGCCACTTTGTGTAGAAGCCAAGTAACCAACTTCTCTCGTAATAGTGCTTCAAGCAACCGATCCTTTACATAGTCAGCAGTGTATCCTTCTCTTTCAGCTAGCTTAAGCAGAGAAGAACACTCATCAGCAGCATCCATCATAATTGAACTAATTTTACTTCTCACATGAGCTTTCTTCCTAAATATCTCTGGATCTATTTTTTGGTAGTCAATTGGACCCAAAGAAAGTAACTTATCAAGACGTATATGAAGTAGCATTTCATTTGTGTTATAAATGCAGGAACCTATATTTTCCACAGGATGAGCATTACTTCCACGAAATTCAAACTCCCTCACTTCACTGCAAGCCAATCTGTTGGAACAGGTGACGTAAAAAGGTACCCTTCCAGATTTATGTGGTGGAGCATAGCAGCGAAGAATTCCATCTCCTACAACCTCCGCTGGAACTTCAACTTCCCCAAACATGCATGACCATCTACATTTTCCAAGGTCTTCTTTCTTCTTTAAGAATGTCCCAGTAATTAAAACCTATAATATACATAAGAAAGAATGAGCAAGAGATGAAAAGATACACTACATCAATCTCAGACCATTTTAATCTCTAGTCTGACATATTTCAG
The window above is part of the Musa acuminata AAA Group cultivar baxijiao chromosome BXJ2-6, Cavendish_Baxijiao_AAA, whole genome shotgun sequence genome. Proteins encoded here:
- the LOC135614640 gene encoding calmodulin-binding transcription activator 3-like isoform X2; translated protein: MAETRRFSLTPQLDIEQILLEAQHRWLRPAEICEILRNYQKFRIAPEPPNKPPSGSLFLFDRKVLRYFRKDGHNWRKKKDGKTVKEAHERLKAGSIDVLHCYYAHGEENENFQRRSYWMLEEDFMHIVLVHYLEVKGHKPSYSRTRDVEEVPRVNHMDSPVCSNSITSQSQLPSQGTDVDSPNSAHTSEYEDAESDNHPTSSRYYPFLRMQQYDAGQMMSVQLLDPYVSDPSVDSNRGFQGTHDAEPKSDFYSVTQEDISRVFDETGLGLSFRGSKTQYDLTSWDEVLEHCATSFQMPSFQSSVGFTEPPVVENNNKLESSILGDLYDGNHSTRPDGSGVLDKPAWQLSNPDSESAVTSNINVENGTSVSESVDCPSIVKQPSLDLSIIEGEGLKKYDSFTRWMSKELGEVDDSHMKSNSGVYWSAVGSDNVVEDSSISNHEHLDAYIMSPSLSKDQLFSIIDFSPNWAYTGLETKVLITGTFLKKKEDLGKCRWSCMFGEVEVPAEVVGDGILRCYAPPHKSGRVPFYVTCSNRLACSEVREFEFRGSNAHPVENIGSCIYNTNEMLLHIRLDKLLSLGPIDYQKIDPEIFRKKAHVRSKISSIMMDAADECSSLLKLAEREGYTADYVKDRLLEALLREKLVTWLLHKVAEDGKGPSMWDTEGQGVIHLSAALDYYWAIKPIVTAGVNINFRDVHGWTALHWAAFCGREWTVGTLIAMGAAPGLLTDPSPEFPSGRTPADLASANGHKGIAGFLAESSLTSHLLALTIDTKESDLPEIASLTGIEDDAERSALEVAEGDVQAGLSLKDTLSAVRNASQAAARIYQVFRVQSFHRKKIVEYGDDKSGISDEHALSLISIKSHKSGQYDTPLHAAAIRIQNKFRGWKGRKEFLIIRQRIVKIQAHVRGHQVRKRYRKIVWSVGIVEKAILRWRRKGSGLRGFRSEGLLEGTTMQCQPKKEDDYDFLQEGRRQTEARMQKALARVKSMVQYPEARDQYRRLLAVVTDFQESKAMEESVDNESEENADGDFMVELEEFLEGDTLMPSA
- the LOC135614640 gene encoding calmodulin-binding transcription activator 3-like isoform X1; amino-acid sequence: MAETRRFSLTPQLDIEQILLEAQHRWLRPAEICEILRNYQKFRIAPEPPNKPPSGSLFLFDRKVLRYFRKDGHNWRKKKDGKTVKEAHERLKAGSIDVLHCYYAHGEENENFQRRSYWMLEEDFMHIVLVHYLEVKGHKPSYSRTRDVEEVPRVNHMDSPVCSNSITSQSQLPSQGTDVDSPNSAHTSEYEDAESADNHPTSSRYYPFLRMQQYDAGQMMSVQLLDPYVSDPSVDSNRGFQGTHDAEPKSDFYSVTQEDISRVFDETGLGLSFRGSKTQYDLTSWDEVLEHCATSFQMPSFQSSVGFTEPPVVENNNKLESSILGDLYDGNHSTRPDGSGVLDKPAWQLSNPDSESAVTSNINVENGTSVSESVDCPSIVKQPSLDLSIIEGEGLKKYDSFTRWMSKELGEVDDSHMKSNSGVYWSAVGSDNVVEDSSISNHEHLDAYIMSPSLSKDQLFSIIDFSPNWAYTGLETKVLITGTFLKKKEDLGKCRWSCMFGEVEVPAEVVGDGILRCYAPPHKSGRVPFYVTCSNRLACSEVREFEFRGSNAHPVENIGSCIYNTNEMLLHIRLDKLLSLGPIDYQKIDPEIFRKKAHVRSKISSIMMDAADECSSLLKLAEREGYTADYVKDRLLEALLREKLVTWLLHKVAEDGKGPSMWDTEGQGVIHLSAALDYYWAIKPIVTAGVNINFRDVHGWTALHWAAFCGREWTVGTLIAMGAAPGLLTDPSPEFPSGRTPADLASANGHKGIAGFLAESSLTSHLLALTIDTKESDLPEIASLTGIEDDAERSALEVAEGDVQAGLSLKDTLSAVRNASQAAARIYQVFRVQSFHRKKIVEYGDDKSGISDEHALSLISIKSHKSGQYDTPLHAAAIRIQNKFRGWKGRKEFLIIRQRIVKIQAHVRGHQVRKRYRKIVWSVGIVEKAILRWRRKGSGLRGFRSEGLLEGTTMQCQPKKEDDYDFLQEGRRQTEARMQKALARVKSMVQYPEARDQYRRLLAVVTDFQESKAMEESVDNESEENADGDFMVELEEFLEGDTLMPSA